The proteins below come from a single Dinghuibacter silviterrae genomic window:
- a CDS encoding AIR synthase-related protein: MSLYQQRGVSAQKEEVHAATAALDKGLFPHAFCKVYPDYLGGDDQWINVMHADGAGTKSILAYLYWKETGDLDVWKGIAQDAIVMNIDDLLCVGIHDQFLFSSTIDRNKTMIPGEVLQAIIHGTQAFFDQMSDYGVNIRFMGGETADVGDVVRTIAVNGTMTARWPLHATITNEHIQPGDVIVGLASFGRCAYEQVYNSGIGSNGLTSARHDALAKYYADQYPETYDPSLAREVVYIGAHRMTDLVGVSHGGILEQIPVGKLLLSPTRTYLPLMQEVLKNHFHAIHGLIHNSGGGLTKVLKYVGDNVRIIKDNLFDPPPVFPLLQAASGADAREMSQVFNMGQRLEIYTSSKDAPLFLDAAARYGIEARVIGRVEAASKKELVIRRGEESIVF; this comes from the coding sequence ATGTCTCTATACCAGCAAAGAGGAGTTTCCGCCCAGAAGGAAGAAGTGCATGCCGCCACCGCGGCCCTGGACAAAGGGCTTTTTCCCCACGCCTTTTGCAAGGTATACCCCGACTATCTGGGTGGAGACGACCAATGGATCAACGTCATGCACGCCGATGGGGCCGGGACCAAAAGCATCCTGGCCTATCTGTATTGGAAGGAAACGGGCGACCTGGACGTATGGAAGGGCATTGCCCAGGACGCCATCGTCATGAACATCGACGATTTGTTGTGTGTCGGGATCCATGATCAATTTCTTTTTTCCTCCACCATCGACCGGAACAAAACCATGATCCCCGGAGAAGTGCTCCAGGCGATCATCCACGGGACCCAGGCGTTTTTTGACCAAATGAGCGACTATGGCGTCAACATCCGGTTTATGGGCGGGGAGACCGCAGACGTGGGGGACGTCGTCCGCACCATCGCCGTCAACGGGACCATGACGGCGCGCTGGCCTCTTCACGCCACGATCACCAACGAACACATCCAACCCGGGGACGTTATCGTAGGGCTGGCGAGCTTCGGGCGTTGTGCCTATGAGCAGGTATATAACAGCGGAATCGGCTCCAACGGGCTGACCAGCGCCCGCCACGACGCGCTGGCCAAATACTACGCCGACCAATACCCGGAAACCTACGATCCCTCCCTGGCCCGGGAGGTCGTCTATATCGGCGCCCACCGCATGACCGACCTGGTGGGGGTTTCCCACGGGGGCATCCTCGAACAGATCCCCGTCGGCAAATTGCTGCTCAGCCCCACGCGCACCTACCTGCCGTTGATGCAGGAGGTCCTCAAAAACCATTTCCACGCCATCCACGGGTTGATCCACAACAGCGGGGGCGGGTTGACAAAGGTCCTCAAATACGTAGGGGACAACGTACGCATCATCAAGGACAACCTCTTCGATCCGCCGCCCGTTTTCCCGCTGCTCCAGGCCGCGTCCGGGGCCGACGCCCGGGAGATGTCGCAGGTGTTCAACATGGGGCAGCGGCTGGAAATTTATACTTCTTCGAAAGACGCCCCGCTTTTTCTTGATGCCGCGGCCCGCTATGGCATCGAGGCCCGGGTGATCGGGCGCGTCGAGGCCGCCTCCAAAAAGGAGCTCGTGATCCGCCGGGGGGAAGAAAGCATCGTTTTCTAG
- a CDS encoding bifunctional riboflavin kinase/FAD synthetase: protein MQVHSALDLLPGFRNAVITIGTFDGVHKGHQEIIASMKAVARETGGETVILTFHPHPRQVVRSSDERIALLSTLSEKIGLLDAQGIDHLVVIPFTREFSQLSAEDYIEQFLVRYFQPHTIIIGYDHRFGNNRSGDFRLLEAKGPVYGFRVREIPERVLDLLKVSSTRIREALLSGRPELAADLLGYPYFFEGRVVLGQQLGRTLGFPTANIEVEDEEKLIPAHGVYAVRVDAGLTGMMNIGIRPTVGGTRRVIEVHLLDYQGDLYGKTLRIHLAAYLRPEQRFNGLDALKTQLQKDKEDTYKLFHNATHD, encoded by the coding sequence ATGCAGGTACATAGCGCCCTTGACCTTTTACCCGGATTCAGAAACGCAGTCATCACCATCGGCACATTTGACGGAGTGCACAAGGGGCACCAGGAGATCATCGCCTCCATGAAAGCGGTCGCCCGGGAAACCGGGGGCGAAACGGTCATCCTTACCTTCCATCCGCATCCGCGCCAGGTCGTCCGGTCTTCGGACGAACGCATCGCCCTGCTCAGCACCTTGTCCGAAAAAATCGGGCTGCTCGATGCCCAGGGCATAGACCACCTGGTGGTCATCCCCTTTACCCGGGAATTCTCCCAGCTCAGCGCTGAAGATTATATCGAACAATTCCTCGTCCGTTACTTCCAACCCCATACCATCATCATCGGCTACGACCACCGTTTTGGCAACAACCGGAGCGGAGACTTCCGCCTGCTCGAAGCCAAGGGGCCCGTTTATGGCTTCCGGGTGCGCGAGATCCCCGAACGCGTGCTGGACCTGCTCAAGGTAAGCTCCACGCGGATCCGCGAGGCGCTGCTGTCGGGCCGGCCGGAGCTGGCGGCGGATTTGTTGGGGTATCCTTACTTTTTTGAGGGGCGCGTGGTTCTCGGACAGCAGTTGGGGCGCACGTTGGGGTTCCCTACCGCAAATATCGAGGTCGAAGATGAGGAAAAGCTCATACCTGCTCATGGCGTGTATGCCGTTCGCGTGGACGCCGGTCTCACGGGCATGATGAACATCGGCATCCGCCCCACCGTCGGCGGCACCCGCCGCGTGATCGAAGTCCACCTGCTGGACTACCAGGGCGACCTGTATGGGAAGACGCTCCGCATCCACCTCGCCGCGTATCTCCGGCCGGAGCAACGTTTCAATGGCCTCGATGCCCTGAAGACACAGTTACAGAAAGACAAAGAAGATACCTATAAACTTTTCCATAATGCTACACACGATTAA
- a CDS encoding outer membrane beta-barrel family protein, whose translation MRKSFFAGLLCLPVPLLAQKTRVDTLREVRILGQRPLLEKKLDRTIVHVDALLANTGGQAWQVLENTPGVLVDEDGTITLNGKSGVLVMIDDRPTYLEGTDLVNYLKSLPASTLAQIELLPNPPARYPASGSGIIILRTKRAERNGFHAQLTSNYTQSLFPHVSQSIDVNGQEGPWQITARAGYVYNRNYFVSDRYRRLFDSGDTDNQDIVEDSWAQNISYGASVEHKGRHTSWGALCNGEVGPYHELGHYQDGFLDATGKTDSLTDIRSHYHNQSADVSANAHVRHDWTHEGRSLSADADFVYDHSTAFQDEVSTTTLPGGQVSDIYELIDQQPFTAAIYGLKADYTDKFGQHLYLEAGAQETYSIRQNQGIYTDGTPPALTPDTALNNTFRYDEQIRSAYVTLRRETKGLALQAGLRMENTWGKGKSPDSSFRLDYVNLFPSVHALIGGVLSLAYSRRIDRPGYGDLNPSRFYFDRNSYFSGNTALQPAFSQNLEAAYTYRSRYTLTAGYSTNRGEIHQVFIAEGNTFYYYAINMDRAVVTRLALDVATPLTAHWTVNLHTEGGIHHYRSALPDSTLLNKSLGFVQVSGNTRYSWGKGWSAEASGFYLSNLLVAQWVIRPYGHLDLALRKKCWGDKGAVTLQGIDVLHTWINARTIYLSNAVAHFRNDFHHPAVSLTFSYSLGRKEIKTTEHKTGVEEEKARL comes from the coding sequence ATGAGAAAATCGTTTTTTGCGGGCCTGCTATGCCTGCCCGTTCCCCTTTTGGCTCAAAAGACCCGGGTGGATACCCTCCGGGAGGTCCGCATCCTCGGTCAGCGTCCGCTGTTGGAAAAAAAACTAGACCGCACCATCGTTCACGTGGACGCCCTGCTGGCCAATACGGGCGGCCAGGCCTGGCAGGTCCTGGAAAACACGCCGGGTGTCCTGGTCGATGAAGACGGCACCATTACCCTCAACGGCAAAAGCGGGGTGCTCGTCATGATCGACGACCGCCCGACCTACCTGGAAGGGACGGACCTGGTCAATTACCTGAAGTCCCTGCCCGCCTCCACCCTCGCCCAGATCGAGCTCCTGCCCAATCCCCCGGCGCGTTACCCCGCTTCGGGCAGCGGCATCATCATCCTGCGGACAAAACGGGCGGAACGCAACGGTTTCCACGCGCAGCTGACCTCCAACTATACCCAAAGCCTTTTTCCGCACGTCAGCCAGAGTATAGACGTCAACGGACAGGAAGGCCCTTGGCAAATAACGGCCCGCGCGGGTTATGTATACAACCGCAACTACTTTGTCAGTGACCGGTACCGCCGGTTGTTTGATTCCGGGGATACGGACAACCAGGATATCGTCGAGGATAGCTGGGCCCAAAACATCAGCTACGGGGCCAGCGTGGAACACAAAGGACGGCATACGTCCTGGGGCGCGCTTTGCAACGGGGAGGTCGGTCCTTATCATGAACTCGGCCATTACCAGGACGGCTTTTTGGACGCGACGGGCAAGACCGATTCGTTGACGGACATCCGCAGCCATTACCACAACCAGTCCGCGGACGTCAGCGCCAACGCGCACGTGCGCCACGACTGGACACACGAGGGGCGCAGCCTTTCCGCGGATGCCGATTTTGTCTATGACCACAGCACGGCCTTCCAGGATGAAGTCTCCACCACCACCCTCCCGGGGGGCCAGGTTTCCGACATCTATGAGCTGATCGACCAGCAACCGTTTACGGCGGCCATTTACGGCCTGAAGGCCGATTATACGGATAAGTTCGGGCAACACCTGTACCTGGAAGCAGGTGCCCAGGAAACCTATTCCATCCGGCAAAATCAGGGGATCTATACAGACGGGACACCCCCGGCGCTTACCCCTGACACGGCTTTGAACAATACCTTTCGTTACGACGAACAGATCCGCTCCGCTTATGTGACGCTCCGGCGCGAAACCAAAGGTCTGGCGCTTCAGGCAGGGCTGCGGATGGAAAATACCTGGGGGAAAGGGAAAAGCCCGGATTCATCGTTCCGGCTCGACTATGTCAATCTTTTTCCCTCCGTGCACGCCCTCATCGGGGGCGTCTTATCCCTCGCCTATTCCCGCCGGATCGACCGCCCGGGCTACGGCGACCTCAATCCTTCCCGGTTCTATTTCGACCGCAACAGCTATTTCAGCGGGAACACCGCGCTACAGCCCGCCTTTTCGCAAAACCTGGAAGCCGCCTATACCTACCGGAGCCGGTATACCCTGACGGCCGGTTATTCCACCAACCGCGGGGAGATTCACCAGGTCTTTATCGCGGAAGGGAACACGTTTTATTACTACGCCATCAACATGGACCGCGCGGTGGTTACCCGTCTGGCCCTGGATGTTGCCACACCCCTGACCGCGCACTGGACGGTCAACCTGCACACGGAGGGCGGGATACACCACTACCGGTCCGCCCTACCCGATAGTACACTCCTTAACAAAAGCCTTGGGTTCGTTCAGGTGTCCGGGAACACCCGGTACAGTTGGGGCAAGGGCTGGAGCGCCGAGGCCAGCGGGTTTTATTTGTCGAACCTCCTGGTCGCCCAGTGGGTCATCCGGCCATACGGCCACCTTGACCTGGCCTTGCGCAAAAAATGTTGGGGTGACAAAGGCGCCGTGACCCTTCAGGGGATCGACGTGCTGCACACCTGGATCAACGCGCGGACCATCTACCTGAGCAACGCGGTGGCGCACTTCCGCAACGACTTCCACCACCCGGCGGTATCGCTGACGTTTTCGTATTCGTTGGGGCGAAAAGAAATCAAAACCACGGAGCATAAGACCGGCGTGGAAGAGGAGAAGGCGCGGCTTTAG
- a CDS encoding M90 family metallopeptidase: protein MLWAIVVLGLGAITGILLLNAGRKKRRGTSLPPGFRALLETHVGFYRALDPAERDRFARRAEAFAREARIHGVKIELEDVDKVLVAASSVIPVFGFTEWDYTNLSDVLLYEGAFDAQHFAGPDNRHNVLGMVGSGAMERVMILSRPALREGFAQVAAPFNTGIHEFVHLVDKSDGAVDGIPESLLGASVEAWTQLLHAYLGPVRSGHTDINTYGGTNGAEFLAVVSEYFFKRPDLMEERHPDLYAMLSHIFQQRPRLDPRVAEAAAAPQGGPAPEI from the coding sequence ATGTTGTGGGCTATCGTTGTCTTGGGTCTGGGGGCCATTACCGGGATCCTTTTGCTAAATGCCGGGCGGAAAAAAAGAAGAGGCACCTCCCTGCCACCGGGTTTCCGGGCGCTCCTGGAAACCCATGTCGGTTTTTACCGGGCCCTGGACCCGGCCGAACGGGACCGCTTCGCCCGCCGGGCGGAGGCCTTTGCCCGGGAAGCCCGGATCCATGGGGTAAAGATCGAACTGGAGGACGTGGACAAAGTCCTGGTGGCGGCCAGCTCGGTCATCCCCGTCTTTGGCTTTACCGAGTGGGACTATACCAACCTGAGCGACGTCCTTTTGTATGAAGGCGCCTTTGACGCCCAGCACTTCGCGGGCCCGGACAACCGCCACAACGTCCTGGGGATGGTGGGCTCCGGCGCCATGGAGCGCGTCATGATCCTTTCCCGGCCCGCGCTCAGGGAGGGCTTTGCGCAGGTAGCGGCGCCCTTTAACACCGGTATCCACGAGTTCGTGCACCTCGTCGACAAGTCCGACGGCGCGGTTGACGGTATTCCCGAATCGTTGCTGGGGGCCTCGGTGGAGGCCTGGACCCAGTTGCTTCACGCCTATCTCGGACCGGTCCGTTCAGGACATACAGACATCAACACGTATGGGGGCACCAACGGGGCAGAATTCCTCGCGGTCGTCAGTGAATACTTTTTCAAAAGGCCGGACCTCATGGAGGAGCGGCATCCTGACCTTTATGCGATGCTGTCGCATATTTTTCAACAGCGGCCGCGCCTCGACCCGCGGGTAGCCGAAGCGGCCGCGGCGCCCCAGGGTGGCCCGGCACCGGAGATTTAA
- a CDS encoding Clp protease N-terminal domain-containing protein: MPNPFSARAKEVLSFASEEAIRLDDHTLDTEHLLLGLIRQGNNYALTSFRHAHIDLDKLWKEAESASLLRGHSRRKPDLRLPLSRTATKVLERAEREARSLQSALIEPEHLVLALLRHKRNRAARILEQFSLGYEEFLRNLR, from the coding sequence ATGCCCAACCCATTCTCCGCGCGGGCCAAGGAAGTGTTGTCCTTTGCCAGCGAAGAGGCCATAAGGCTCGATGACCATACGCTTGATACCGAACATCTTCTCCTGGGACTGATCCGCCAGGGGAACAACTACGCGCTGACCTCCTTCCGCCATGCCCACATCGACCTGGATAAACTTTGGAAAGAAGCCGAGAGCGCTTCGCTGCTCCGCGGACACTCCCGCCGCAAACCCGACCTCCGCCTGCCCCTTTCCCGCACCGCGACAAAGGTCCTGGAAAGGGCAGAACGCGAAGCCCGGTCATTACAGTCCGCCCTGATCGAACCCGAACACCTGGTCCTGGCCCTGCTCCGGCACAAACGAAACCGGGCCGCCCGTATCCTGGAGCAATTCAGTCTTGGCTACGAGGAATTCCTCAGGAACCTCCGATGA
- a CDS encoding ABC transporter permease: protein MLRNYLKTALRSLRKTPVLSLVNIVGLAAGLTFLFLIGAYIWGEWRVNADMPDRLYILRAALKDPSSGLDFTVPGPVAPALHEQYPQLVTDFYHHDAIMSIVSRGDNHYTEGLQIGDPSFLTLFGFQLLYGDARTALDAPDKLVLTGDMAMKYFGRRNVVGERLSVQSFSGGKRDFTIGGVLKEPPYNTINYYTTANEGNHFFLPASSLKFFNRDLAFANWNVPYIISYVRLAPGVRPEQLQAPIQQLLDANLTPDLRAKMHIYLTPVHDYYLQEAKGVTLKMIRALTLVALFILLMAVINFVNMTLGNSMTRLREIGMRKVLGGRKGQLVTQFLSESVLTVALAVVLAMAGYALAAPGFSGMLNRPLPSIASLAINAWWIPPVLTLGIGCLAGLYPALALSAQSSICSLKGKLKGLGDKRMLRYTLLTLQFVSAIVVFVGALTIRAQIAFFFHTDLGYQKDRIVSVTLPRDWSFAGVQRVESKRDILARHPEVEDAAVSFEVPNGNAGGGFQMYRAGEDSTTAVAGPALVVDEHYADTYHLRVVAGHFFQTPVDSTQFILNESAVKALGFTSPGDAIGRQVRIYGSQALYTVGAVVKDFHFGSMRDAEGPLYMSHLRFAQVYRYLSLRLRPGDLPAQIEALNRQWVQLFPESPFDYRFLDDTLKKMYDIELRMDRAARAATVVSLVIVLLGIFGIVSMALVRRTREVGIRKVLGATIPQLIGLFTREFLWLVLLANVIAWPVAYLLLRHWLDQYVYRIDLTPLPFVTAGAGMALTVALLIAARAFATASANPVQSLRTE from the coding sequence ATGCTCCGCAACTACCTAAAGACCGCCCTCCGGTCCCTGCGCAAAACCCCCGTCCTTTCGCTGGTCAACATCGTGGGGCTCGCCGCAGGCCTCACTTTTCTTTTCCTTATCGGCGCCTATATCTGGGGCGAGTGGCGGGTCAATGCGGATATGCCGGACCGGTTGTATATCCTCCGCGCTGCGCTGAAAGACCCAAGCTCGGGTCTGGACTTTACCGTCCCGGGGCCTGTCGCGCCGGCACTGCACGAACAATACCCCCAACTGGTGACGGATTTTTATCACCACGATGCGATCATGTCCATCGTATCGAGGGGGGACAACCACTATACGGAGGGGCTGCAGATCGGGGACCCCAGCTTCCTGACATTGTTTGGATTCCAACTGTTGTATGGAGATGCCCGGACCGCCCTGGACGCGCCGGATAAGCTGGTCCTGACCGGGGACATGGCCATGAAGTATTTCGGACGGAGAAACGTGGTAGGGGAGCGGCTGTCGGTCCAATCCTTTTCCGGGGGAAAACGGGATTTTACCATAGGGGGTGTGCTGAAGGAACCCCCGTACAATACGATAAATTACTATACCACCGCCAATGAAGGGAATCACTTTTTCCTGCCGGCTTCTTCCCTGAAGTTCTTTAACAGGGACCTGGCTTTTGCCAACTGGAACGTTCCCTATATCATCAGCTATGTCCGCCTGGCCCCCGGGGTACGCCCGGAACAGCTCCAGGCCCCCATACAGCAGTTGTTGGACGCCAACCTGACGCCCGATCTGCGGGCGAAAATGCACATTTACCTTACCCCGGTCCACGACTATTACCTGCAAGAGGCGAAGGGGGTGACCCTGAAGATGATTCGTGCTTTAACCCTCGTGGCACTTTTTATCCTGCTCATGGCCGTGATCAATTTTGTCAACATGACCCTGGGCAACTCGATGACCCGTCTAAGGGAGATTGGGATGCGGAAGGTGCTTGGAGGGCGCAAAGGACAACTGGTCACCCAGTTTCTTTCAGAGTCGGTGCTGACCGTAGCCCTGGCCGTTGTCCTGGCCATGGCGGGCTACGCACTGGCGGCGCCTGGTTTCAGCGGTATGCTGAACCGGCCCCTCCCATCCATAGCGTCATTGGCAATAAACGCCTGGTGGATCCCCCCGGTGCTGACCCTGGGGATCGGCTGTCTGGCAGGGTTGTACCCGGCGCTCGCGCTGTCGGCGCAGTCGTCGATATGCTCGCTCAAGGGCAAGCTCAAGGGGCTGGGAGACAAGCGCATGTTGCGGTACACGCTCCTGACGCTGCAATTCGTATCCGCGATTGTCGTTTTTGTCGGCGCCCTCACCATCCGGGCCCAGATCGCTTTTTTCTTTCATACCGACCTGGGGTATCAAAAAGACCGAATCGTTTCGGTGACCCTCCCCAGGGACTGGTCGTTCGCGGGCGTACAGCGGGTGGAGTCTAAGCGGGACATCCTTGCGCGTCACCCGGAAGTGGAAGACGCGGCCGTCTCCTTCGAAGTGCCGAATGGGAACGCGGGTGGTGGTTTCCAAATGTACCGGGCCGGCGAGGATTCCACCACGGCGGTTGCCGGTCCCGCCCTGGTCGTGGACGAACACTATGCCGATACCTATCACCTCCGGGTGGTGGCGGGGCATTTTTTTCAAACGCCGGTCGATTCCACACAGTTTATATTGAACGAATCCGCCGTGAAAGCCCTGGGCTTTACAAGTCCCGGCGACGCCATCGGCCGGCAGGTACGCATTTACGGGTCCCAGGCGCTTTATACCGTTGGGGCGGTGGTGAAGGATTTTCATTTCGGCTCGATGCGGGATGCCGAAGGGCCGTTGTATATGTCACACCTACGCTTTGCCCAGGTCTACCGGTATTTGTCCCTTCGGTTGCGCCCGGGGGATCTCCCGGCGCAGATCGAGGCCCTGAACCGCCAGTGGGTACAGCTTTTCCCCGAGTCCCCCTTCGACTACCGCTTCCTGGATGATACCCTGAAGAAAATGTACGACATCGAGCTCCGCATGGACAGGGCCGCCCGGGCCGCCACCGTGGTGTCCCTGGTCATCGTCTTGCTGGGTATTTTCGGGATCGTCTCCATGGCGTTGGTCCGGCGCACCAGGGAAGTGGGCATCCGCAAGGTGCTGGGCGCGACCATCCCCCAATTGATCGGTTTGTTCACCCGGGAGTTCCTTTGGCTGGTCTTGCTGGCGAACGTCATCGCCTGGCCGGTGGCCTATCTCCTGTTGCGCCACTGGCTGGACCAGTATGTGTACCGGATCGACCTGACGCCGCTACCGTTCGTCACAGCGGGCGCCGGGATGGCGTTGACCGTGGCCCTGCTCATCGCCGCCCGCGCGTTTGCCACGGCCAGCGCAAACCCTGTACAGAGCCTGAGAACGGAATAA